In one window of Nocardiopsis aegyptia DNA:
- a CDS encoding glycosyltransferase family 9 protein, giving the protein MGEDAGPALVALRALGLGDFVTAVPALRGLERAFPDHRRILAGPAWYRELADLAGLSWQVRPTEPLRTPPWGEARPPALAVNLHGRGPQSTAALAALAPRRLWAHALPGESGPTGPAWPGRVHDTEIWCGLLRAHGVTADPDDLWWPTPGDEPSVTAPPRRRAAAPHPDGTAPAGTAPAGTAIVHPGASAASRRWPAERFATVVRHLSDSGMRVLVTGSRDERPLAERVARSAAPARVSVLAGRTGVGALARLVAESDLVVCGDTGVAHLATAYRTPSIRLFGPVSPALWGPRVDGGIHACLWSGTESDPHAPVLDPGLASITADDVLSACAQVVSRADAPA; this is encoded by the coding sequence GTGGGAGAGGACGCCGGCCCCGCGCTCGTGGCACTGCGGGCCCTGGGCCTGGGTGACTTCGTCACCGCCGTCCCGGCCCTGCGGGGCCTGGAACGCGCCTTCCCCGACCACCGGCGGATCCTCGCCGGACCGGCCTGGTACCGCGAACTGGCGGACCTGGCCGGTCTGAGCTGGCAGGTCCGGCCCACGGAGCCGCTGCGGACGCCGCCCTGGGGGGAGGCGCGCCCGCCCGCACTCGCGGTCAACCTGCACGGACGCGGACCGCAGAGCACCGCGGCCCTCGCGGCACTCGCACCCCGGCGACTGTGGGCGCACGCACTCCCCGGGGAGTCCGGTCCGACGGGTCCGGCGTGGCCGGGCCGCGTCCACGACACCGAGATCTGGTGCGGGCTGCTGCGCGCCCACGGTGTCACGGCCGACCCGGACGACCTGTGGTGGCCGACGCCCGGCGACGAGCCGTCCGTGACGGCGCCGCCGCGGCGGCGAGCCGCCGCCCCGCACCCGGACGGCACCGCGCCGGCGGGGACCGCGCCAGCGGGGACCGCCATCGTCCACCCCGGGGCCTCGGCCGCGTCGCGCCGGTGGCCCGCCGAACGGTTCGCGACGGTCGTCCGCCACCTCTCCGACTCCGGGATGCGCGTCCTGGTCACCGGTTCGCGCGACGAGCGGCCCCTGGCCGAACGCGTGGCCCGCTCGGCCGCACCGGCCCGGGTCAGCGTCCTGGCGGGCCGGACCGGCGTCGGCGCTCTGGCACGCCTGGTCGCGGAGTCGGACCTGGTGGTGTGCGGCGACACCGGGGTGGCGCACCTGGCCACGGCCTACCGCACCCCCTCCATCCGCCTGTTCGGGCCCGTGTCCCCCGCGCTGTGGGGACCCCGGGTGGACGGCGGGATCCACGCGTGCCTGTGGAGCGGCACCGAGAGCGACCCGCACGCCCCGGTCCTCGATCCCGGCCTGGCGTCGATCACCGCCGACGACGTCCTCTCGGCCTGCGCCCAGGTGGTGTCGCGGGCGGACGCGCCTGCCTGA
- a CDS encoding APC family permease, with the protein MADSGTGFVRILGRGDVLALAFGAMIGFGWIVLTGDFISAAGTGGAALAFVIGGVIMALVGLTYAELVSAMPHAGGEHHYAMRAIGPKGAFAASWAMVLGYVSVVAFEAVAVPQTLVYLFPGMEAGYLWTIAEYDVHASLVAVGLATAVVMTAINYVGIRPASVFQGIAVLFLLVAGAVMVTGSLTGGSTENMQPFLTGGVPGVFTVLVAVPFLFVGFDVIPQSASEIKLPYRVVGALLVISVFCATAWYVMIMLTAGSGLSAADLAGSELASADAMAALWDSATMGNLLVLGGIAGLLTSWNAFLIGGSRLIYAMARSRMLPAWFGRLHPRFRTPANAILLVGVLSAAAPFFGRPMLVWLVDAGGLNIVIAFVLVVVSFLVLRRREPAMERPFTVRAGVPVGWAALVLSLGLLALYLPGMPAALAWPHEWVMVGAWWLVGAVLMWRLPRVTPGPDAEQHLIAAMDARSAPTPEHP; encoded by the coding sequence ATGGCAGACAGCGGTACGGGTTTCGTACGGATCCTGGGGCGAGGTGACGTCCTCGCCCTGGCCTTCGGCGCCATGATCGGCTTCGGCTGGATCGTACTGACCGGTGACTTCATCAGCGCCGCCGGAACCGGAGGCGCCGCCCTGGCCTTCGTCATCGGCGGCGTCATCATGGCCCTGGTCGGCCTCACCTACGCCGAACTCGTCTCCGCGATGCCCCACGCGGGTGGCGAGCACCACTACGCGATGCGCGCGATCGGCCCCAAGGGCGCGTTCGCCGCCTCCTGGGCGATGGTCCTCGGCTACGTCTCCGTGGTCGCCTTCGAGGCGGTCGCGGTCCCGCAGACCCTGGTCTACCTCTTCCCCGGCATGGAGGCCGGGTACCTCTGGACCATCGCCGAGTACGACGTCCACGCCAGCCTGGTCGCGGTCGGCCTGGCGACCGCCGTCGTGATGACCGCGATCAACTACGTCGGCATCCGGCCCGCGAGCGTCTTCCAGGGCATCGCGGTGCTCTTCCTCCTGGTGGCCGGGGCCGTCATGGTCACCGGTTCCCTCACCGGCGGTTCGACCGAGAACATGCAGCCCTTCCTCACCGGCGGCGTCCCGGGCGTGTTCACGGTGCTGGTCGCCGTGCCCTTCCTGTTCGTGGGCTTCGACGTCATCCCGCAGTCCGCCTCGGAGATCAAGCTCCCCTACCGCGTGGTCGGCGCCCTGCTGGTGATCTCCGTCTTCTGCGCCACCGCCTGGTACGTGATGATCATGCTGACCGCGGGCTCCGGGCTGTCCGCCGCGGACCTGGCCGGGTCCGAACTCGCCTCCGCCGACGCCATGGCCGCGCTGTGGGACAGCGCCACCATGGGCAACCTGCTCGTCCTCGGCGGTATCGCCGGACTGCTCACCAGCTGGAACGCCTTCCTCATCGGCGGCAGCCGCCTCATCTACGCGATGGCGCGCTCCCGGATGCTCCCGGCCTGGTTCGGCCGCCTCCACCCGCGCTTCCGCACCCCCGCCAACGCCATCCTGCTCGTCGGGGTCCTGTCGGCCGCCGCGCCGTTCTTCGGGCGCCCGATGCTGGTGTGGCTGGTGGACGCCGGCGGGCTCAACATCGTGATCGCGTTCGTGCTGGTGGTGGTGAGCTTCCTCGTCCTGCGCCGCCGCGAGCCCGCGATGGAGCGGCCGTTCACGGTCCGCGCGGGCGTCCCCGTCGGGTGGGCGGCCCTGGTCCTGTCACTCGGGCTGCTGGCGCTGTACCTGCCCGGGATGCCCGCGGCCCTGGCCTGGCCGCACGAGTGGGTGATGGTGGGCGCGTGGTGGCTGGTGGGAGCCGTGCTGATGTGGCGGCTGCCCCGCGTCACTCCGGGGCCCGACGCCGAACAGCACCTGATCGCGGCCATGGACGCCCGGAGCGCCCCGACCCCCGAGCACCCCTGA
- a CDS encoding pyridoxal phosphate-dependent aminotransferase — protein MDEPLIERMRAYGETIFAEMTQLAVDTESVNLGQGFPDTDGPRTLLEAATRHILEGVNQYPPGPGRPELRRAVSRYRARHYGLDLDPDTEVYVTVGATAGIAASLLALVEPGDEVLVFEPMYDSYAAMISLAGGVRRSVTLRPDPASGRFTFDPADLRAAVGPRTRMVIVNSPHNPTGTVFTAEELEQVAQVCREHDLIALTDEVYEFLTFDGRPHVPLATLPGMRERTLSVSSVGKMFAVTAWKTGWVMGPEPLVRAVRTVNQFLTFSANGALQLAIADAIDHEGAWIEEQRTALQRKRDRLTEGLTRTGFDVSVCEGTYFLMADIRPLGYADGVTVARALPREAGVAAVPAQVFYDHQQEGAHLLRFAFCKQDAVLDEAVSRLTGWHHRSD, from the coding sequence GTGGACGAACCGCTGATCGAACGAATGCGCGCCTACGGCGAGACGATCTTCGCCGAGATGACGCAGCTGGCCGTGGACACCGAGTCGGTCAACCTGGGGCAGGGCTTCCCGGACACCGACGGGCCCCGGACGCTTCTGGAGGCCGCGACCCGCCACATCCTGGAGGGGGTGAACCAGTACCCTCCGGGCCCCGGCCGGCCCGAGCTGCGCCGCGCCGTGAGCCGGTACCGGGCACGCCACTACGGCCTGGACCTGGACCCCGACACCGAGGTGTACGTGACCGTCGGCGCGACCGCCGGGATCGCCGCGTCGCTGCTGGCACTCGTCGAACCCGGGGACGAGGTCCTCGTCTTCGAGCCGATGTACGACTCCTACGCCGCGATGATCTCCCTCGCCGGCGGTGTGCGCCGGTCGGTGACGCTGCGCCCGGACCCGGCGTCGGGCCGGTTCACCTTCGACCCGGCCGACCTGCGCGCCGCCGTGGGCCCGCGCACGCGCATGGTCATCGTCAACAGCCCGCACAACCCCACAGGCACCGTCTTCACCGCCGAGGAGCTGGAGCAGGTCGCGCAGGTGTGCCGTGAGCACGACCTGATCGCCCTCACCGACGAGGTGTACGAGTTCCTCACCTTCGACGGCCGCCCGCACGTGCCGCTGGCCACGCTGCCGGGCATGCGCGAGCGCACGCTCTCGGTGTCGTCGGTGGGCAAGATGTTCGCCGTCACCGCGTGGAAGACCGGCTGGGTGATGGGTCCCGAACCGCTGGTGCGCGCGGTGCGGACGGTGAACCAGTTCCTGACCTTCTCGGCCAACGGCGCGCTCCAACTGGCGATCGCCGACGCCATCGACCACGAGGGCGCCTGGATCGAGGAGCAGCGCACCGCCCTGCAGCGCAAGCGCGACCGGCTGACCGAGGGGCTGACCCGGACCGGCTTCGACGTCAGCGTGTGCGAGGGCACGTACTTCCTCATGGCGGACATCCGACCGCTCGGGTACGCCGACGGTGTGACGGTGGCCCGTGCCCTGCCCCGCGAGGCGGGGGTGGCCGCCGTTCCGGCGCAGGTCTTCTACGACCACCAGCAGGAGGGCGCCCACCTGCTGCGCTTCGCCTTCTGCAAGCAGGACGCGGTGCTCGACGAAGCGGTGTCCCGCCTCACCGGCTGGCACCACCGCTCCGACTGA
- a CDS encoding phosphatidate cytidylyltransferase, translating into MTTSSSGSGGDDHSPEHRPEGPPGGSDSADGQRFVLHKPGGEPVRTGRNLPVAIASGCVLGALVFFSVFPWPQLFTIITSLAVLIGLREVNRAFRNKGMTLAVVPLAVGGVAMQAFAYFGGADWLVGATALTAIAVLSWRLRGGADGFVSDASANLFTLVYLPFLLGTWMLLIAHPDDGQYRLVTFIVVTISSDIGGYFAGILLGRHKMAPVISPNKTWEGFGGSVVGCSVAGALCVVLMLDGPWWVGVVLGLAVVLGATVGDLIESMFKRDLGVKDMGRFMPGHGGLMDRLDSLLIAGPVVWVVLSLLL; encoded by the coding sequence GTGACCACATCTTCCAGTGGCTCCGGAGGCGATGACCACTCGCCGGAGCACAGACCCGAGGGGCCGCCCGGCGGCTCCGACAGTGCCGACGGGCAGCGCTTCGTGCTGCACAAACCGGGAGGTGAGCCGGTGCGCACCGGCCGCAACCTCCCGGTGGCCATCGCCAGCGGGTGCGTCCTGGGCGCGCTCGTGTTCTTCTCGGTCTTCCCCTGGCCGCAGCTGTTCACGATCATCACCTCCCTGGCGGTCCTGATCGGCCTGCGCGAGGTCAACCGGGCGTTTCGCAACAAGGGCATGACCCTGGCGGTGGTTCCGCTCGCCGTCGGGGGCGTGGCCATGCAGGCCTTCGCCTACTTCGGCGGTGCCGACTGGCTGGTGGGCGCCACCGCGCTCACCGCGATCGCGGTCCTGTCGTGGCGGCTGCGCGGCGGGGCCGACGGATTCGTCTCCGACGCGTCGGCGAACCTGTTCACCCTGGTGTACCTGCCGTTCCTGCTGGGCACGTGGATGCTGCTCATCGCGCACCCCGACGACGGCCAGTACCGGCTGGTGACCTTCATCGTGGTGACGATCTCCAGCGACATCGGCGGGTACTTCGCCGGGATCCTGCTGGGACGGCACAAGATGGCGCCGGTGATCAGCCCCAACAAGACCTGGGAGGGCTTCGGCGGCTCCGTGGTCGGCTGCAGTGTCGCCGGGGCGCTGTGCGTGGTGCTGATGCTCGACGGCCCGTGGTGGGTCGGTGTGGTGCTGGGGCTCGCGGTCGTCCTCGGCGCGACGGTCGGGGACCTCATCGAGTCGATGTTCAAGCGCGACCTGGGTGTGAAGGACATGGGCCGGTTCATGCCGGGCCACGGCGGACTGATGGACCGCCTGGACTCCCTGCTCATCGCCGGTCCCGTCGTGTGGGTCGTGCTCAGCCTGCTGTTGTAG
- the frr gene encoding ribosome recycling factor, which yields MIEETLLETEEKMEKAVTVAKEDFATIRTGRPTPATFNKITVDYYGARTPINQLASFSVPEPRMVVISPFDVNARTEIINAIRNSDLGVNPSDDGQVIRVVFPDLSEERRKEYVKVARTKAEDSKVSIRNVRRRAKDSFEKGVKAGELGEDEAHRAQVELDELSHKYVAAIDELLKHKEAELLEV from the coding sequence ATGATCGAAGAGACCCTCCTTGAGACCGAGGAGAAGATGGAGAAGGCCGTGACGGTCGCGAAGGAGGACTTCGCGACGATCCGCACGGGCCGCCCCACCCCCGCGACCTTCAACAAGATCACCGTCGACTACTACGGTGCGCGTACGCCGATCAACCAGCTGGCCTCCTTCTCGGTTCCCGAACCGCGCATGGTCGTCATCTCGCCGTTCGACGTCAACGCCCGCACCGAGATCATCAACGCCATCCGCAACAGCGACCTGGGCGTGAACCCGTCCGACGACGGCCAGGTCATCCGCGTGGTGTTCCCGGACCTGTCCGAGGAGCGCCGCAAGGAGTACGTCAAGGTCGCGCGGACCAAGGCCGAGGACAGCAAGGTCTCCATCCGCAACGTGCGCCGTCGCGCCAAGGACTCCTTCGAGAAGGGCGTCAAGGCGGGCGAGCTCGGCGAGGACGAGGCACACCGCGCCCAGGTCGAACTGGACGAGCTGTCCCACAAGTACGTCGCCGCCATCGACGAGCTGTTGAAGCACAAGGAAGCGGAACTGCTCGAGGTTTAG
- the pyrH gene encoding UMP kinase, with translation MSENQATSTEPAMHDSGWKRVMLKLSGEAFAGGGGLGIDPEVVQYVAESIAEAVSEGIQVAVVVGGGNMFRGAQLTEGGIERGRADYMGMLGTVINCLALQDFLERLGVDTRVQTAIHMSQVAEAYIPRRAVRHLEKGRVVIFGAGLGAPFFSTDTTAAQRALEIGAQAVLKGTQVDGVYDSDPQRNPDAVKFDKLNYNEVLTKSLKVMDATAVSLCMDNGLPIVVFDLMSQGNILRAVRGEKIGTIVGPITA, from the coding sequence GTGTCGGAGAACCAAGCGACCAGCACCGAACCCGCCATGCACGATTCCGGCTGGAAGCGTGTGATGCTCAAACTCTCCGGAGAGGCGTTCGCGGGCGGTGGCGGTCTGGGCATCGACCCCGAGGTCGTCCAGTACGTGGCCGAGTCCATCGCCGAGGCGGTCTCCGAGGGCATCCAGGTCGCCGTCGTCGTCGGCGGCGGCAACATGTTCCGCGGCGCGCAGCTCACCGAGGGCGGTATCGAGCGCGGCCGCGCGGACTACATGGGCATGCTCGGCACCGTCATCAACTGCCTCGCCCTCCAGGACTTCCTGGAGCGGCTCGGTGTGGACACCCGCGTGCAGACCGCGATCCACATGAGCCAGGTCGCCGAGGCCTACATTCCGCGCCGGGCCGTGCGCCACCTGGAGAAGGGCCGCGTGGTCATCTTCGGTGCCGGGCTGGGCGCCCCATTCTTCTCCACCGATACCACCGCCGCCCAGCGCGCGCTGGAGATCGGTGCGCAGGCCGTCCTCAAGGGCACGCAGGTCGACGGGGTCTACGACTCCGACCCGCAGCGCAACCCCGACGCCGTCAAGTTCGACAAGCTCAACTACAACGAGGTCCTCACCAAGAGCCTCAAGGTCATGGACGCCACCGCTGTCAGCCTGTGCATGGACAACGGGCTGCCGATCGTGGTGTTCGACCTGATGAGTCAGGGCAACATCCTGCGCGCGGTCCGCGGTGAGAAGATCGGCACCATCGTCGGGCCGATCACCGCCTGA
- the tsf gene encoding translation elongation factor Ts — MANFTAADVKKLRDMTGAGMMACKKALTEADGDFDKAVEALRIKGAKKQAERGERTAAQGTVVLKQQSEGKATLIELNCETDFVAKNDQFIALADQVAEFVVSVDSDDLATVAAAEIEPGKSLQDFIAEKGAIIGEKLELRRVAKFDGAYVASYLHKSDPDLPPTMGVLVELDKADAEVGKDLAQQIAALAPQYVGKDDVPADVVENERRIAEQTTREEGKPEQAIPKIVEGRLNGFFKEATLLGQPFVKENKKTVQKVVDEAGVSVKRFVRFKVGQA; from the coding sequence ATGGCGAACTTCACCGCCGCGGACGTCAAGAAGCTGCGGGACATGACCGGCGCCGGCATGATGGCCTGCAAGAAGGCCCTCACCGAGGCCGACGGCGACTTCGACAAGGCCGTCGAGGCCCTGCGCATCAAGGGCGCGAAGAAGCAGGCCGAGCGCGGCGAGCGCACCGCCGCCCAGGGCACGGTCGTCCTCAAGCAGCAGAGCGAGGGCAAGGCCACCCTCATCGAGCTCAACTGCGAGACCGACTTCGTCGCCAAGAACGACCAGTTCATCGCGCTGGCCGACCAGGTCGCCGAGTTCGTCGTCTCCGTCGACAGCGATGACCTGGCCACCGTGGCCGCCGCCGAGATCGAGCCGGGCAAGAGCCTGCAGGACTTCATCGCCGAGAAGGGCGCGATCATCGGCGAGAAGCTGGAGCTCCGCCGCGTCGCCAAGTTCGACGGTGCCTACGTCGCCAGCTACCTGCACAAGTCCGACCCGGACCTGCCCCCCACCATGGGCGTCCTGGTCGAGCTGGACAAGGCCGACGCCGAGGTCGGCAAGGACCTCGCCCAGCAGATCGCCGCCCTGGCCCCGCAGTACGTGGGCAAGGACGACGTCCCCGCCGACGTGGTGGAGAACGAGCGCCGCATCGCCGAGCAGACGACCCGCGAGGAGGGCAAGCCCGAGCAGGCGATCCCCAAGATCGTCGAGGGCCGCCTCAACGGCTTCTTCAAGGAGGCCACGCTGCTCGGCCAGCCGTTCGTCAAGGAGAACAAGAAGACCGTCCAGAAGGTGGTCGACGAGGCCGGCGTCAGCGTCAAGCGCTTCGTCCGCTTCAAGGTCGGCCAGGCCTAG
- the rpsB gene encoding 30S ribosomal protein S2 has protein sequence MATVVTIRQLLESGVHFGHQTRRWNPKMKRFIFTERNGIYIIDLQKSLAYIDRAYEFVKQTVAHGGTILFVGTKKQAQEAIDEQARRVGMPYVNQRWLGGMLTNFSTVHKRLQRLKELEEIDFDDVAGSSLTKKELLNLRREKEKLERTLGGIRDMARVPSAVWIVDTKKEHIAISEARKLNIPVVAILDTNCDPDEVDYPIPGNDDAIRSVSLLTRVVADAVADGLLARSGASAEAGAEKPAEEPLAEWERELLEGKGKEEAATAAATDAAATEQAAAEAPAETTTVAPADEVAAEAPGEATAAESPADAPAQAPAEGSAE, from the coding sequence ATGGCCACAGTCGTGACGATTCGCCAGCTCCTGGAGAGCGGCGTCCACTTCGGGCACCAGACGCGTCGCTGGAACCCCAAGATGAAGCGCTTCATCTTCACCGAGCGCAACGGCATCTACATCATCGACCTCCAGAAGTCGCTGGCGTACATCGACCGCGCCTACGAGTTCGTCAAGCAGACGGTCGCCCACGGCGGGACCATTCTGTTCGTCGGTACGAAGAAGCAGGCGCAGGAGGCCATCGACGAGCAGGCCCGCCGCGTCGGCATGCCCTACGTCAACCAGCGCTGGCTGGGCGGCATGCTCACCAACTTCTCGACCGTGCACAAGCGGCTCCAGCGCCTCAAGGAGCTGGAGGAGATCGACTTCGACGACGTCGCCGGCTCCTCGCTCACCAAGAAGGAGCTCCTCAACCTCCGTCGTGAGAAGGAGAAGCTGGAGCGCACCCTTGGCGGTATCCGCGACATGGCCCGCGTGCCGAGCGCCGTGTGGATCGTGGACACCAAGAAGGAGCACATCGCGATCAGCGAGGCTCGCAAGCTGAACATCCCGGTCGTCGCGATCCTCGACACCAACTGCGACCCGGACGAGGTCGACTACCCGATTCCGGGTAACGACGACGCCATCCGCAGCGTCAGCCTGCTGACCCGCGTGGTCGCCGACGCCGTCGCCGACGGTCTCCTGGCCCGCTCCGGTGCCTCCGCCGAGGCCGGCGCCGAGAAGCCGGCCGAGGAGCCCCTGGCCGAGTGGGAGCGCGAGCTCCTGGAGGGCAAGGGCAAGGAGGAGGCCGCCACGGCCGCCGCCACCGACGCCGCCGCCACGGAGCAGGCCGCCGCCGAGGCCCCGGCCGAGACCACCACGGTCGCCCCGGCCGACGAGGTCGCCGCCGAGGCTCCGGGCGAGGCCACCGCCGCCGAGTCGCCCGCCGACGCTCCGGCCCAGGCGCCCGCCGAGGGCTCCGCCGAGTAG
- a CDS encoding tyrosine recombinase XerC, whose translation MLDRFGAHLSGELGRSPHTVRGYLADLRSLQRFLAEGGPAPGTPVDGHAGPGEDGEAAGDPGSKTSEGPKPRGYGFEDLDVLLVRGWLARSRDEGISRASLSRRVAAVRALTRFLHREGVLESDPGPRLVAPTQQRGLPTVLDERQAASALSQGSDETPVDLRRRAVVELLYATGVRVAELCALDLDDVDRARDTVRVLGKGAKERTVPVGAPALDALDAWLAGGRPELATPASGGALLLGARGGRLGVRQAREDVHVHLRAAGVDSAPHGLRHSAATHLLNGGADLRSVQEFLGHASPRSTQIYTHVSVERLRDTYRQAHPRA comes from the coding sequence GTGCTCGACCGTTTCGGCGCCCACCTGTCGGGCGAACTGGGCCGCTCGCCGCACACCGTTCGCGGCTACCTCGCCGACCTGCGCTCACTCCAGAGGTTCCTGGCGGAGGGAGGCCCCGCGCCGGGGACCCCGGTCGACGGACACGCCGGACCGGGCGAGGACGGGGAAGCCGCGGGCGATCCGGGGTCGAAGACCTCGGAGGGGCCCAAGCCCCGGGGCTACGGATTCGAGGACCTGGACGTCCTCCTCGTACGCGGTTGGCTCGCCCGCTCCCGCGACGAGGGGATCAGCCGCGCGAGCCTCTCCCGCCGGGTGGCGGCCGTGCGGGCCCTCACCCGCTTTCTGCACCGCGAGGGCGTACTGGAGAGCGACCCCGGGCCGCGACTGGTCGCGCCCACCCAGCAACGCGGCCTGCCGACCGTCCTCGACGAGCGGCAGGCCGCCTCCGCCCTCTCCCAGGGTTCGGACGAGACCCCCGTGGACCTGCGGCGCCGCGCGGTGGTCGAACTGCTCTACGCCACCGGTGTGCGCGTCGCCGAGCTGTGCGCCCTGGACCTGGACGATGTGGACCGCGCCCGCGACACCGTCCGTGTCCTGGGCAAGGGCGCCAAGGAACGCACCGTGCCCGTGGGCGCCCCCGCCCTGGACGCACTCGACGCCTGGCTGGCCGGCGGGCGCCCGGAACTGGCGACCCCCGCCAGCGGCGGCGCCCTGCTCCTGGGTGCCCGCGGCGGCCGTCTGGGCGTGCGCCAGGCCCGTGAGGACGTGCACGTCCACCTGCGGGCCGCCGGGGTGGACAGCGCCCCGCACGGGCTACGGCACAGCGCAGCCACGCACCTGCTCAACGGCGGCGCGGACCTGCGCAGCGTCCAGGAGTTCCTCGGCCACGCCAGCCCGCGCAGCACGCAGATCTACACGCACGTGTCCGTGGAACGCCTCCGCGACACCTACCGCCAGGCCCATCCCCGCGCTTGA
- a CDS encoding RidA family protein, with protein sequence MAKAYSDARVADGPLLFVSGQTPQAPDGGVAGDIVGQTRQIFRNMETVLAAHGADLTHLVKLTYYLRHVADLDALRPALIDCLPDEPRPAGTLVEVNGFVDPRYLVEIDAVACLPRS encoded by the coding sequence ATGGCCAAAGCGTACAGTGATGCCCGCGTGGCGGACGGCCCCCTGCTCTTCGTCTCCGGACAGACCCCTCAGGCGCCCGACGGCGGTGTCGCCGGTGACATCGTCGGGCAGACCCGGCAGATCTTCCGGAACATGGAGACGGTGCTGGCGGCCCACGGCGCCGACCTCACCCACCTGGTCAAGCTCACCTACTACCTGCGGCACGTCGCCGACCTGGACGCCCTCCGGCCGGCCCTGATCGACTGCCTGCCGGACGAGCCCCGTCCCGCGGGCACGCTGGTGGAGGTCAACGGGTTCGTCGACCCGCGCTACCTGGTGGAGATCGACGCCGTCGCCTGCCTGCCACGGAGCTGA
- a CDS encoding DNA-processing protein DprA, whose product MTVRAAEEEADARARACLTAVAPPGDLWLGELLAEYGAARVWAELVAGRPAPSAPHEEGAPNGPEEASRLERRWARWSARAGRVDPDGLLSDSAEAGIRFVAPGDPEWPGRLESLDLPGGRRSHGLWVRGRGDLRHLCLRSVALVGARAATPYGEHVAAELAYGLAERSVVVVSGGAYGIDGAAHRAAQAAGNTVVVLACGLDVDYPRGHAGLFAEVARRGVLVSERPVRSTPRAPDFLIRNRLIAALTPGTVVVEAGRRSGALNTAAHAAELNRALMAVPGPVTSALSVGCHVLLRDWQAMCVTCADDVVAQVVPLGEEGAGPPRLDAALDADTRRVLDSVPRKGAGTATIAARSEGTLEGTMRALGMLAAAGLVERCSTGWRTPR is encoded by the coding sequence GTGACGGTACGTGCGGCGGAGGAGGAGGCCGACGCCCGGGCGCGGGCGTGCCTCACGGCGGTGGCACCCCCGGGCGACCTGTGGCTGGGGGAACTGCTCGCGGAGTACGGCGCGGCACGGGTGTGGGCCGAACTGGTGGCGGGTCGGCCCGCGCCGTCGGCGCCGCATGAGGAAGGGGCGCCGAACGGTCCGGAGGAGGCGTCGCGGCTCGAACGTCGCTGGGCCCGCTGGAGCGCCAGGGCGGGCCGGGTGGACCCGGACGGCCTGCTCAGCGACTCGGCGGAGGCGGGGATCAGGTTCGTGGCGCCCGGCGACCCGGAGTGGCCGGGGCGGCTGGAGTCGCTGGACCTGCCCGGCGGACGGCGTTCGCACGGTCTGTGGGTCCGCGGCCGGGGCGACCTGCGCCACCTGTGCCTGCGTTCGGTGGCGCTGGTGGGGGCGCGGGCGGCGACCCCGTACGGCGAGCACGTCGCCGCGGAGCTGGCCTACGGTCTCGCCGAGCGCTCCGTGGTCGTGGTGTCCGGCGGGGCGTACGGCATCGACGGCGCCGCGCACCGGGCGGCGCAGGCCGCCGGGAACACCGTCGTGGTGCTCGCCTGCGGGCTGGACGTGGACTATCCGCGCGGGCACGCCGGGTTGTTCGCGGAGGTCGCCCGGCGCGGGGTCCTGGTCAGCGAACGGCCGGTGCGCTCCACGCCGCGGGCCCCGGACTTCCTGATCCGCAACCGGTTGATCGCGGCACTCACACCGGGCACCGTGGTCGTGGAGGCCGGACGCCGCAGCGGCGCGCTCAACACCGCCGCGCACGCCGCCGAACTCAACCGCGCGCTCATGGCCGTGCCCGGGCCGGTTACCTCGGCACTGTCCGTGGGCTGCCACGTGCTGCTGCGTGACTGGCAGGCGATGTGTGTGACCTGCGCCGACGACGTCGTCGCACAGGTGGTGCCGTTGGGGGAGGAGGGCGCGGGGCCACCCCGCCTGGACGCGGCGCTGGACGCCGACACCCGGCGGGTCCTGGACTCGGTGCCCCGGAAGGGCGCCGGAACCGCGACGATCGCGGCGCGCAGCGAGGGCACTCTGGAGGGCACGATGCGCGCGCTGGGGATGCTGGCCGCCGCCGGCCTGGTGGAGCGCTGCTCGACCGGTTGGCGGACTCCGCGGTGA